The proteins below are encoded in one region of Methylobacillus flagellatus KT:
- a CDS encoding pilin, with product MKKVQQGFTLIELMIVVAIIGILAAVAIPAYQDYVAKSKWAAALAEVAPAKTGFDLALNDGLTPSLTNPPAAGEAFVGVQAANSNTNIVITTPTNAGVITATIVGGPATVAGTTITLTRTEATGQWTCTATALQRFIGRTEICRGA from the coding sequence ATGAAAAAAGTACAACAAGGTTTTACGTTGATCGAACTGATGATCGTCGTGGCGATTATCGGTATTTTGGCGGCAGTGGCGATTCCGGCTTATCAGGATTATGTTGCCAAATCAAAATGGGCAGCAGCATTAGCCGAGGTCGCACCAGCAAAAACTGGATTTGACCTTGCTCTGAATGACGGCCTAACCCCATCACTAACAAATCCACCAGCCGCTGGCGAGGCATTTGTGGGTGTACAAGCAGCAAACTCAAACACTAATATTGTCATAACAACTCCCACTAATGCAGGCGTAATTACTGCAACAATTGTTGGCGGCCCTGCAACAGTTGCGGGTACAACGATTACCCTAACGCGAACAGAAGCTACTGGTCAGTGGACATGCACAGCAACAGCATTGCAACGCTTTATTGGACGTACCGAAATTTGTAGGGGCGCATAA
- a CDS encoding 3',5'-cyclic-nucleotide phosphodiesterase: MNVQVLGCSGGIGQGLRTTSLLVDGDILIDAGTGVGDLTLAQMSTISHVFLTHAHLDHIAFLPLLLDAVLGKREQPVTVHALPETIASLKAHIFNGHIWPDFNQIPTPEQPLLQYAPITVGDEAEIAGRRIVALPANHSVPAVGYLLGSGSGSLAFTGDTTSCDEFWQVLNQAGNLRHLIIEVSFTDAEIALALVSHHYCPALLLNGLDRLKPRPEVWVTHLKPGEGEAIMQEIDAARHPLVPKALQHGQVLNV, from the coding sequence ATGAATGTCCAGGTATTGGGCTGTAGCGGCGGCATTGGGCAGGGGCTGCGCACGACATCCCTGCTGGTGGACGGGGATATCCTGATTGATGCAGGCACAGGCGTGGGAGACCTCACGCTGGCCCAAATGTCGACAATCAGCCACGTATTCTTGACCCATGCCCACCTTGACCACATCGCCTTCCTGCCCTTGCTGCTGGATGCCGTGCTGGGCAAGCGCGAGCAGCCAGTGACGGTACATGCCCTGCCGGAGACCATCGCCAGCCTCAAGGCGCATATCTTCAATGGGCACATCTGGCCGGACTTCAACCAGATTCCCACTCCCGAGCAACCGTTGCTGCAATATGCGCCTATAACGGTGGGAGACGAGGCCGAGATAGCCGGCCGCCGTATTGTGGCGCTCCCTGCCAACCATAGCGTGCCGGCAGTCGGCTATTTGCTCGGTAGCGGCTCGGGCAGCCTTGCATTTACCGGCGATACCACCAGTTGCGACGAGTTCTGGCAAGTGCTGAACCAAGCAGGCAATTTACGTCACCTGATCATCGAAGTGTCATTTACCGATGCCGAGATTGCCCTAGCTTTGGTATCCCATCATTATTGCCCGGCATTGCTGCTGAATGGTTTAGATCGACTAAAGCCTCGTCCAGAAGTATGGGTTACGCACCTGAAGCCGGGCGAAGGAGAAGCCATCATGCAGGAGATTGATGCTGCCAGGCATCCCTTGGTGCCGAAGGCCTTGCAGCATGGTCAGGTTTTGAATGTCTGA
- a CDS encoding CHASE2 domain-containing protein: MRIPRSFSHHHIRLLLGVLATAILLAHVVGAFRLDFMEAMERFAYDTRIRLLAPEDHDDRIVIVDIDEASLQQEGHWPWSRKRLAQLLDLLFDHYQVRLVAFDVVFAEKDHSSGLAALQAMRQAQFTQRPEWVPLIDAILPALDHDRQFADSMRGRNVVLGYYFRHGTDMGRNIGMLPPPVMQADMLAGRHVAYLQASGYGANLPILQQQAAAAGHFNPDPDEDGITRRVPLLVAYQGGMYEALSLAVVRRVLGNVQVAPGFTDSMQYAGMEWLELGQRKIPVDANLNTLIPYRGKQGSFSYVSATDVLHGRVSPQQLQNRIVLIGTTAPGLMDLRATPVQSVYPGVEIHASLISGMLDGNILQQPGYTRGAEFLLLMLLGVGLSILIPRMSPVPATVLALATWALLTGFNLMAWQAGIVLPLASALLLVLLLYVLNMSYGYFIESRSRRHLAQLFGQYVPPALVAEMVERPHQLGLEGESREMTVLFCDIRDFTRISEALDPQALAKLMNEYLTAMTRVIHQHRGTIDKYMGDAIMAFWGAPLHDDRHAANAVNAALDMVRELEQVNAGFQARNWPRLDIGIGLNSGEMTVGNMGSEFRMAYTVMGDAVNLGARLESLCSYYDEPIIVSEFVIRAATQYPYRELDLIRVKGKGIPVRIYAPITTEHAVTEQELAQYELALAAYRQQQWSPAREAFNTLQATYGARRIYTLYLERIAHFSRHAPAADWDGVFNFESKWGTT; this comes from the coding sequence ATGCGTATTCCCCGCTCCTTTTCCCATCACCATATCCGCCTGTTGCTGGGCGTCCTTGCCACCGCCATACTGCTGGCGCACGTGGTGGGGGCTTTCAGGCTGGATTTCATGGAGGCGATGGAGCGCTTTGCCTATGACACCCGCATTCGACTGCTCGCGCCGGAAGATCATGACGACCGCATCGTCATCGTCGATATCGATGAGGCCAGCCTGCAACAGGAGGGACACTGGCCCTGGAGCCGCAAGCGGCTGGCGCAGTTGTTGGATCTATTGTTTGACCACTATCAGGTAAGGCTGGTGGCATTCGATGTCGTGTTTGCGGAGAAAGACCACAGCTCCGGCCTGGCAGCACTGCAGGCAATGCGGCAGGCGCAATTTACGCAGCGGCCGGAATGGGTGCCGTTGATCGATGCCATACTGCCCGCGCTGGATCATGACAGGCAATTTGCTGACAGCATGCGCGGACGGAATGTTGTGCTGGGATATTATTTTCGGCATGGCACGGACATGGGGCGCAATATCGGCATGTTGCCGCCACCCGTAATGCAGGCAGACATGCTGGCCGGGCGTCATGTCGCCTATCTACAGGCCAGTGGGTATGGCGCCAACCTGCCGATCCTGCAGCAGCAGGCAGCGGCAGCTGGGCACTTCAATCCGGACCCCGACGAAGATGGGATCACGCGCCGCGTCCCCTTGCTGGTGGCATACCAGGGCGGCATGTACGAGGCGCTGTCGCTGGCCGTCGTCCGACGAGTACTGGGCAATGTGCAGGTGGCACCTGGTTTCACCGACAGCATGCAATATGCCGGCATGGAATGGCTGGAACTGGGCCAGCGTAAAATCCCGGTTGATGCCAACCTGAATACGCTGATTCCATATCGCGGCAAGCAGGGCAGTTTTTCCTATGTATCCGCCACCGATGTATTGCATGGCAGGGTTTCCCCTCAACAGTTGCAGAACCGCATCGTGCTGATCGGTACCACGGCACCGGGCCTGATGGATTTGCGTGCTACGCCCGTACAGAGCGTCTATCCCGGTGTGGAAATCCATGCCAGCCTGATTTCAGGCATGTTGGACGGTAATATCCTGCAACAGCCAGGCTATACGCGCGGGGCCGAATTCCTGTTGCTCATGCTGCTGGGGGTGGGGCTTTCCATTCTGATTCCACGCATGTCTCCCGTGCCTGCCACCGTCCTAGCCCTGGCGACGTGGGCATTGCTTACGGGGTTCAATCTCATGGCATGGCAGGCCGGTATCGTGCTGCCATTGGCCTCGGCCCTGTTGCTCGTCCTGCTGCTTTATGTGCTCAATATGAGCTACGGCTATTTCATCGAGTCGCGCAGCAGGCGGCACCTGGCCCAGCTGTTTGGCCAGTACGTGCCTCCAGCGCTGGTGGCTGAGATGGTTGAGCGGCCGCATCAACTCGGGCTGGAAGGAGAAAGCCGCGAAATGACGGTGCTGTTCTGCGATATCCGCGACTTCACCAGAATATCGGAAGCGCTTGATCCGCAAGCGCTGGCCAAGCTCATGAATGAATACCTCACCGCAATGACGCGCGTCATCCATCAACACCGCGGCACCATAGACAAATACATGGGCGATGCCATCATGGCATTCTGGGGTGCGCCACTGCATGACGACCGGCATGCCGCCAATGCGGTCAATGCAGCGCTGGACATGGTGCGCGAGCTGGAACAGGTGAATGCCGGCTTCCAGGCCAGGAACTGGCCGCGCCTGGACATTGGCATAGGTCTCAATTCGGGCGAAATGACCGTAGGCAATATGGGGTCGGAATTCCGCATGGCATATACAGTGATGGGGGATGCGGTCAACCTGGGCGCACGCCTGGAAAGCCTGTGCAGCTACTATGATGAGCCCATCATCGTGAGTGAGTTCGTCATCCGCGCAGCCACCCAATATCCCTACCGTGAGCTGGATCTGATCCGTGTCAAAGGCAAGGGCATCCCGGTACGGATTTATGCGCCCATCACCACTGAGCATGCCGTGACGGAGCAAGAGCTGGCACAATACGAACTGGCATTGGCAGCCTATAGACAACAACAATGGTCGCCAGCCCGTGAGGCCTTCAACACATTGCAGGCTACGTATGGTGCGCGCAGGATCTATACACTCTATCTGGAGCGGATTGCGCATTTCAGCCGCCATGCACCGGCAGCCGACTGGGATGGCGTATTCAATTTTGAAAGCAAATGGGGAACGACATGA
- a CDS encoding alpha/beta hydrolase produces the protein MSLLDCIEISPDDTIRNSVIWLHGLGADGNDFAPVARELALPHTRFILPHAPAIPVTVNHGYVMPAWYDIYSFEPGAPQDGDGIRASQQAVQALIANELARGIPSHHIMLAGFSQGGAIALHTALRYPAPLAGVLALSTYLALADSLAMENHAANQHTPIFMAHGTVDNVIPLARYQASAQALQLQGYSLELHEYPMPHSVCMEEIDDIRSFMLRQFGLSLT, from the coding sequence ATGTCCTTACTCGATTGCATTGAAATCTCTCCCGATGACACCATCCGCAACAGCGTAATCTGGCTGCATGGCCTGGGCGCTGACGGCAACGACTTCGCGCCAGTGGCGCGCGAACTGGCGTTGCCACACACGCGCTTCATCCTGCCACATGCCCCTGCAATCCCGGTCACGGTCAACCATGGCTATGTCATGCCTGCATGGTATGACATTTACAGCTTCGAGCCAGGTGCTCCCCAGGATGGCGACGGCATCCGCGCCTCGCAGCAAGCCGTCCAAGCCCTGATCGCCAATGAGCTGGCGCGCGGGATTCCCAGCCATCACATTATGCTGGCTGGATTCTCGCAGGGCGGCGCGATCGCGCTTCACACCGCCTTGCGTTATCCGGCACCGCTTGCCGGCGTACTGGCGCTTTCCACGTATCTCGCACTGGCCGACAGCCTGGCAATGGAAAACCATGCTGCCAATCAGCATACCCCCATTTTCATGGCGCACGGCACAGTGGACAATGTCATCCCACTGGCGCGCTACCAGGCATCTGCCCAGGCATTGCAGCTCCAGGGATATTCTCTGGAGCTGCATGAATACCCAATGCCGCATTCCGTCTGCATGGAAGAAATCGATGACATCCGCAGCTTCATGCTGCGGCAATTCGGATTATCATTAACTTAG
- a CDS encoding exodeoxyribonuclease VII small subunit, giving the protein MSKKTKADDPQASIFEALSFETAMAELEGLVGQIESGQLPLEQSLAAYKRGSELLQHCQKSLADVEQQVRILTESNQLQPYIDAK; this is encoded by the coding sequence ATGAGTAAAAAAACAAAAGCTGACGACCCGCAAGCCAGCATATTCGAAGCCTTGAGCTTTGAAACCGCCATGGCCGAACTGGAGGGCCTGGTCGGACAGATCGAATCCGGCCAGCTGCCCCTTGAGCAATCCCTGGCTGCCTACAAACGCGGCTCGGAACTCCTGCAGCACTGCCAGAAATCGCTGGCAGACGTCGAGCAGCAAGTACGCATCCTCACCGAATCCAACCAGCTACAACCGTACATCGACGCTAAATGA
- a CDS encoding polyprenyl synthetase family protein — MTDFQSWARHTQQRMEHTLDNLLPASYIAPTRLHEAMRYAVLGGGKRVRALLAHAAGELCGAAPEKVDIAAAAVELIHAYSLVHDDMPCMDDDDLRRGKPSCHKQYDDATALLVGDALQTLAFQSLATPGLCTDPGRQLEMVSLLAIASGSRGMAGGQAIDLDSVGKALEQSELEYMHIHKTGALIRAAALLGAHCANDLDQERLHAIDHYAQAIGLAFQVVDDILDAEADSETLGKTAGKDAQSDKPTYVTILGIDHAKQLAKELLDGALAQLAPFGEAAHRLEQVAHFITQRSF, encoded by the coding sequence ATGACCGATTTCCAGAGCTGGGCCCGCCATACCCAACAACGTATGGAACACACGCTGGACAACTTGCTTCCAGCATCGTACATTGCCCCCACCCGCCTGCATGAGGCCATGCGCTATGCCGTGCTGGGCGGCGGCAAGCGTGTACGCGCACTGCTTGCACATGCTGCTGGCGAACTCTGTGGTGCCGCCCCCGAAAAAGTGGATATTGCCGCTGCTGCGGTGGAGCTGATCCATGCCTATTCCCTCGTGCATGACGACATGCCGTGCATGGACGACGACGACCTGCGCCGCGGCAAGCCATCCTGTCACAAGCAATATGACGACGCTACGGCGCTGCTGGTCGGCGATGCCTTGCAGACCCTCGCCTTTCAGTCCCTGGCGACGCCCGGTTTGTGTACGGACCCCGGCAGGCAGCTGGAAATGGTCAGTCTCCTGGCCATCGCCAGTGGCTCACGCGGCATGGCGGGAGGGCAGGCCATCGACCTTGACAGCGTCGGCAAGGCACTTGAGCAGTCCGAGCTGGAATACATGCATATCCATAAAACAGGTGCCCTGATCCGAGCAGCGGCCCTGCTCGGCGCACACTGCGCCAATGATCTGGACCAGGAGCGGTTACATGCGATAGATCATTACGCCCAGGCCATCGGCCTTGCCTTCCAAGTGGTGGACGATATCCTTGACGCAGAAGCCGACAGTGAGACCCTGGGCAAAACAGCGGGCAAGGATGCCCAAAGCGACAAGCCGACTTATGTCACCATCCTGGGCATCGACCATGCCAAACAGCTAGCAAAGGAACTGCTGGATGGCGCGCTTGCCCAGCTGGCACCTTTTGGCGAAGCCGCCCACCGCTTAGAGCAGGTGGCGCACTTCATCACTCAACGTAGCTTTTAA
- the dxs gene encoding 1-deoxy-D-xylulose-5-phosphate synthase translates to MYELLESINSPEDLRRLDRKELHELARQLRAFLINSVAQTGGHLSSNLGVVELTIALHYVFNTPEDRVVWDVGHQTYPHKILTGRRKDMGNLRRPGGIAGFPRRDESIYDTFGTGHSSTSISAALGMAVAAQKTGSDRHSIAVIGDGAMTAGMAFEALNNAGAMDANILVILNDNDMSISPNVGALTNYLAKLLSGPLYTTVRRSGEKVLGVVPPVREFAKRAEEHVKGMVTPGTLFEEFGFNYIGPIDGHDIDVLITTLRNIRELKGPQFLHIATQKGHGYQPAEDNPGKFHGVGKFDPSNGCSIAQAGKKTYTQVFSDWLVDMAARDERLVGITPAMCDGSGLNAFAEQFPDRFFDVGIAEQHALTFAAGMACDGLKPVVAIYSTFLQRAYDQFIHDIALQNLPVMFAIDRAGLVGADGPTHAGSFDLSYLRCIPNIIIMAPSDENECRQMLYTAYLHDGPSAVRYPRGGGPGATITRDMQLLPIGKGELRRQGSWVAILAFGSMLAPALEAAETLDATVANMRFVKPLDANLINQLASSHTLIVTVEENAVMGGAGAAVMECMQAADIHTPVLCLGLPDMFIEHGVHETMLAECGLNAAGIIAAIEKKLTK, encoded by the coding sequence ATGTACGAACTGCTAGAAAGCATCAACTCACCAGAGGATCTGCGGCGTCTTGACCGCAAGGAGCTGCATGAGCTTGCCAGGCAATTGCGCGCCTTCCTCATCAATAGCGTGGCGCAAACCGGAGGACACTTGTCCTCCAACCTCGGCGTGGTAGAACTGACCATTGCCCTGCACTATGTATTCAACACCCCTGAAGACCGAGTAGTCTGGGATGTGGGGCACCAAACCTATCCACATAAAATACTCACCGGCCGCCGCAAGGACATGGGCAACCTGCGCAGGCCGGGTGGCATTGCAGGATTTCCGCGCCGGGATGAAAGCATTTACGACACCTTCGGCACCGGGCATTCCAGCACTTCGATCTCTGCTGCGCTCGGTATGGCGGTCGCGGCGCAAAAGACCGGCTCCGACCGCCACTCCATTGCCGTGATTGGCGATGGCGCAATGACTGCGGGCATGGCGTTCGAGGCGCTCAACAATGCAGGTGCCATGGATGCCAACATTCTGGTCATCCTCAATGACAACGATATGTCGATCTCGCCCAACGTGGGCGCGTTGACCAACTATCTCGCCAAGCTGCTTTCGGGACCGTTGTATACCACGGTGCGCCGATCGGGTGAAAAGGTTCTGGGCGTCGTGCCTCCAGTGCGGGAATTTGCCAAGCGCGCGGAAGAACACGTAAAAGGCATGGTCACCCCCGGCACATTGTTCGAGGAGTTCGGGTTCAACTATATCGGCCCGATAGATGGCCACGATATTGACGTGCTGATCACCACGCTGCGCAATATCCGCGAACTCAAGGGCCCGCAGTTCCTGCATATCGCGACGCAGAAAGGCCACGGCTACCAGCCGGCTGAAGATAACCCGGGCAAGTTCCACGGTGTTGGCAAGTTCGATCCCAGCAACGGCTGCTCGATTGCGCAGGCAGGCAAGAAAACCTACACGCAGGTGTTCAGCGACTGGCTGGTGGACATGGCGGCCCGTGATGAGCGCCTGGTCGGCATTACGCCTGCCATGTGCGATGGTTCCGGCCTCAATGCCTTTGCTGAACAATTTCCCGACCGTTTTTTCGATGTCGGCATCGCTGAGCAGCATGCCCTCACTTTTGCCGCTGGCATGGCGTGCGATGGTTTGAAGCCTGTCGTCGCCATCTATTCCACATTCCTGCAGCGCGCATATGACCAGTTTATCCATGATATCGCCCTGCAGAACCTGCCGGTGATGTTCGCCATCGACCGTGCAGGCCTGGTGGGTGCAGATGGCCCGACGCATGCTGGCAGCTTTGACCTGAGCTATCTACGCTGCATTCCCAACATCATCATCATGGCGCCCAGTGATGAAAATGAATGCCGACAGATGCTATACACGGCATACCTGCACGATGGCCCGTCGGCGGTGCGTTACCCACGCGGCGGCGGTCCCGGCGCCACCATCACCCGTGACATGCAGTTGTTGCCGATCGGCAAGGGCGAGCTGCGCAGACAGGGTAGCTGGGTCGCGATTCTCGCTTTCGGCAGCATGCTGGCACCGGCATTGGAAGCAGCCGAGACGCTGGATGCTACGGTGGCGAATATGCGTTTCGTCAAACCGCTGGACGCCAACTTGATCAATCAGCTGGCATCCAGCCATACGCTGATTGTCACGGTGGAAGAAAATGCCGTCATGGGAGGAGCTGGCGCAGCCGTCATGGAATGCATGCAGGCAGCGGACATCCACACGCCTGTGCTGTGCCTCGGCCTGCCCGACATGTTCATCGAACATGGCGTACATGAAACCATGCTGGCAGAATGCGGCCTCAATGCTGCGGGAATCATTGCAGCAATTGAGAAAAAATTAACCAAGTAG
- the folE2 gene encoding GTP cyclohydrolase FolE2, which produces MNQPSIPPIEDVQNTPDTRQLAIDKVGIKSIRHPVKVKDKTGGVQHTVATFNMYVYLPHNFKGTHMSRFVEILNNNEREISVESFESILRAMVERLDAESGHVEMTFPYFVNKTAPVSGVQSLSDYEVTFIGEINKGKYDITVKVVVPVTSLCPCSKKISDYGAHNQRSHVTVTALINDFIWVEDIIRMVEDQASCEVYGLLKRPDEKYVTERAYDNPKFVEDIVRDVAAQLNIETRIVSYTVESENFESIHNHSAYALIEKDKRK; this is translated from the coding sequence ATGAACCAGCCCTCCATTCCTCCTATTGAAGATGTGCAGAATACCCCGGATACCCGGCAGCTCGCCATTGACAAGGTAGGAATCAAATCCATCCGCCACCCGGTCAAGGTCAAGGACAAGACCGGCGGCGTACAGCACACCGTTGCGACTTTCAACATGTATGTGTACCTGCCGCACAACTTCAAGGGCACGCACATGTCGCGCTTTGTTGAAATTCTCAACAACAATGAGCGCGAAATCTCGGTGGAATCCTTCGAAAGCATCCTGAGGGCCATGGTGGAACGCCTCGATGCTGAATCCGGCCACGTCGAGATGACTTTCCCTTATTTCGTGAACAAGACCGCACCGGTTTCTGGCGTACAGAGCCTCTCGGACTACGAGGTCACCTTCATCGGCGAAATCAACAAGGGCAAGTACGACATCACCGTCAAGGTCGTCGTGCCCGTGACCAGCCTCTGCCCTTGCTCGAAGAAAATCTCGGACTATGGCGCCCACAACCAGCGCTCACATGTCACCGTGACCGCACTGATCAACGACTTCATCTGGGTGGAGGACATCATCCGCATGGTAGAGGACCAAGCCTCTTGCGAAGTGTATGGCCTGCTCAAGCGTCCTGACGAGAAGTACGTCACCGAGCGTGCCTACGATAATCCCAAGTTCGTTGAAGATATCGTGCGCGATGTCGCGGCGCAATTGAATATCGAGACACGGATTGTCAGCTATACAGTGGAATCGGAAAACTTTGAATCCATCCACAACCACTCCGCGTATGCGCTGATCGAAAAAGATAAGCGTAAGTAA
- a CDS encoding retropepsin-like aspartic protease family protein, which produces MRILMWVLPWLLPSLAWAETQVNIVGLFQGKAIMVINGGKPRTLAVGEVSPEGIRLVAASSDRAVIEVDGLKRELGMGQALALPSKEPAASGSVTLYADSTGHHFVDGHINGAALRFLVDTGASAVVLNSGDAKYARIDYKRGIPVSVQTANGVANAYKVVINQVRLNGLVLSQVDGLVMEGGSPAVVLLGMSALNRMEMKRDGIALTLTKKY; this is translated from the coding sequence ATGCGGATATTGATGTGGGTACTGCCATGGTTGCTGCCTTCGCTGGCTTGGGCGGAAACCCAGGTGAATATCGTCGGACTATTCCAGGGTAAGGCGATCATGGTCATCAATGGTGGCAAGCCGCGCACTCTTGCAGTCGGCGAGGTGAGTCCAGAAGGCATTCGCCTGGTGGCAGCAAGCAGTGACAGGGCGGTGATCGAGGTGGACGGACTGAAGCGGGAGCTGGGCATGGGGCAGGCCCTTGCGCTGCCAAGCAAGGAGCCAGCAGCCAGCGGCAGTGTGACCTTATATGCCGATTCGACCGGGCATCATTTCGTCGATGGACATATCAATGGCGCCGCCTTGCGCTTCCTGGTGGATACGGGCGCATCCGCCGTCGTCCTGAACAGCGGCGATGCCAAATATGCTAGGATCGACTACAAACGCGGCATACCCGTATCCGTGCAGACGGCGAACGGCGTGGCCAATGCCTACAAGGTGGTGATTAATCAGGTGCGGCTCAACGGGCTGGTGTTGAGCCAAGTGGACGGGCTGGTCATGGAGGGCGGTTCGCCTGCGGTCGTGTTACTGGGCATGAGCGCGCTTAACCGCATGGAAATGAAACGCGATGGTATCGCACTGACGCTGACCAAAAAATATTAA
- a CDS encoding MFS transporter, with translation MKSHVSLPYWRLSGFYCAYFGFVGAFTPFWTLYLQSLAFNAFQIAILMSLFQVARSFSPSLWGWLADRRGHRVPIIQFLAGASLLAYVGVFFGNSFYWLFAVMLALSFFWSASLPLIEAVTLGHLGDRLDRYGHIRLWGSIGFVVAVIGLGYAVQYLGMMALLWVILLLLGAVWVLSWRLEDPLVELQHHDSDGSWWAILRRREVMALMAACFAMSAAHGVYYTFYSIYLVDHGYSKGMVGWLWGLGVICEIMVFLYMPKLFALFGLRRIMLASLLLAFVRFFVIGWAVEVWWLIMLAQTLHAATFGSYHAAAVALTHRYFKGRHQSKGQGLYTSISYGVGGTLGAVISGFAWESIGPSWTFTASALCAMLGFIFFMFMMRED, from the coding sequence ATGAAAAGCCATGTTTCGCTGCCCTATTGGCGCCTGTCCGGCTTTTACTGTGCCTACTTCGGCTTTGTCGGCGCCTTTACCCCGTTTTGGACCTTGTATCTCCAGTCTTTGGCGTTCAACGCCTTCCAGATTGCGATCCTGATGTCCTTATTCCAGGTCGCGCGCAGCTTTTCCCCCAGCCTGTGGGGCTGGCTGGCAGACCGGCGCGGGCATCGTGTCCCGATTATCCAATTCCTTGCTGGTGCCAGCCTGCTGGCTTATGTCGGCGTGTTTTTCGGCAATAGTTTTTACTGGTTGTTTGCGGTCATGCTGGCGTTGAGCTTTTTCTGGAGCGCCTCTTTGCCTTTGATCGAGGCAGTTACCCTGGGCCATCTTGGCGACAGGCTGGACCGTTATGGGCATATCCGCCTCTGGGGCTCAATAGGGTTTGTGGTCGCGGTGATCGGGCTCGGCTATGCCGTGCAATACCTGGGCATGATGGCATTGCTGTGGGTCATCCTGCTCCTGCTGGGCGCTGTCTGGGTGTTGTCCTGGCGCCTGGAGGATCCGCTGGTGGAGTTGCAGCATCACGATAGCGACGGCTCCTGGTGGGCGATATTGCGCAGGCGCGAGGTCATGGCACTGATGGCCGCCTGTTTCGCCATGTCTGCCGCGCATGGCGTCTACTATACTTTTTACTCGATCTACCTGGTGGATCATGGCTATAGCAAGGGCATGGTCGGATGGTTATGGGGCCTGGGTGTGATATGTGAAATCATGGTGTTTCTGTATATGCCCAAGCTGTTTGCCCTTTTCGGCTTGCGACGCATCATGCTCGCCAGCCTGCTCCTGGCATTCGTGCGCTTCTTCGTGATCGGCTGGGCCGTGGAAGTCTGGTGGTTGATCATGCTTGCGCAGACATTGCATGCGGCGACCTTCGGCTCCTATCATGCGGCAGCCGTGGCACTGACGCACCGATATTTCAAGGGCAGGCACCAATCCAAGGGCCAAGGGCTGTATACCAGCATTTCTTATGGCGTTGGCGGGACGCTGGGGGCCGTGATCAGTGGTTTTGCCTGGGAGAGTATAGGCCCAAGCTGGACATTTACCGCATCTGCACTATGCGCTATGCTCGGGTTTATCTTTTTCATGTTCATGATGCGGGAAGATTGA